The Miscanthus floridulus cultivar M001 chromosome 17, ASM1932011v1, whole genome shotgun sequence genome has a window encoding:
- the LOC136518772 gene encoding uncharacterized protein, producing the protein MAATTTTKGPAPEAGAPRARRSGGSSARCCIAGQDELRRGPDPSGHGGGRQAYARHARRRLLLRDPRGPGRGRLPGLRAPLRRRAAARRQLQQRHLHVQVVPHSGNPLRGAQLRGRGGADEFEMARGGAEYRALVAALPDLFVGLSEKLRAVVRVMCHAARQCARESGMHMAPWRKHRYMEAKWLGTPERTGPGGAAVAVGSPEKQPRFRASMLMLDFGGQTAVEVV; encoded by the exons ATggcagcgacgacgacgacgaagggTCCAGCCCCAGAGGCGGGCGCGCCGAGAGCGCGGCGTTCTGGCGGGAGCAGCGCTCGCTGCTGCAT CGCTGGCCAAGACGAGCTCCGCCGAGGGCCGGATCCAAGCGGACACGGAGGAGGCCGTCAGGCATATGCGCGCCACGCCCGGCGGCGTCTGCTCCTGCGTGACCCGCGAGGCCCCGGCCGCGGGAGGCTGCCGGGGCTGCGCGCTCCGCTTCGTCGCCGAGCGGCTGCGCGACGCCAGCTACAACAGCGCCATCTGCATGTCCAAGTGGTCCCGCACTCCGGAAATCCCCTCAG GGGAGCACAGCTACGTGGGCGTGGTGGTGCCGACGAGTTCGAGATGGCGCGGGGCGGCGCGGAGTACAGGGCGCTGGTGGCCGCGCTGCCGGACCTGTTCGTGGGCCTCTCGGAGAAGCTGCGGGCCGTCGTCAGGGTCATGTGCCACGCGGCCAGGCAGTGCGCGCGCGAGAGCGGCATGCACATGGCCCCCTGGAGGAAGCACCGGTACATGGAGGCCAAGTGGCTCGGCACGCCGGAGCGCACCGGACCTGGAGGGGCTGCGGTGGCGGTCGGCTCGCCCGAGAAGCAGCCCAGGTTCAGGGCGTCCATGCTCATGCTCGATTTCGGCGGCCAGACAGCGGTGGAGGTCGTGTGA
- the LOC136517981 gene encoding probable hexosyltransferase MUCI70 isoform X3 — protein sequence MSGGASLGVRSSGSYGSLPQQQLGGCQSSPSPFPPLAARKPAKMSLGGAGAGAGGPRVFARICKLAGRYQRMLLLLVVAVAVAFCFLFSSLVSKDEDASPGVETMLVFSDHVRSFVNPVWTLSGRPVAQRGSLTVNGLNTTSQMEKQSDSKQQVQELIQSFPPAVVMDHHSCENFSLSPPPIDRKRTGPRPCPVCYLPVEQALALRPAKPSLSPVLQRLNYMFEENLIPKESKSGSLFGGFPSLEERDKSYDIKDSMTVHCGFIRGKIPGLNTGFDIDEADRSEMQLCQRTVVASAIFGNYDVMQQPENISKFSKDTVCFFMFLDEETEAAIKNSTTIGHTKRIGLWRVVVVRNLPFTDARLNGKVPKLLLHWLFPNVQYSIWIDGKLKLVRDPYQVLVEEEC from the exons ATGAGCGGCGGGGCGTCACTGGGGGTCAGGTCGTCGGGGAGCTACGGATCGCTGCCGCAGCAGCAGCTAGGCGGCTGccagtcgtcgccgtcgccgttccCGCCGCTCGCCGCGCGGAAGCCCGCGAAGATGTCCCTCGGcggggccggcgccggcgccggcggcccgCGCGTCTTCGCCCGGATCTGCAAGCTCGCCGGACGCTACCAGAGgatgctcctcctcctcgtcgtcgccgtcgccgtcgccttcTGCTTCCTCTTCTCATCACTTGTCAGTAAAG aTGAAGATGCATCACCTGGTGTTGAGACCATGCTTGTGTTTTCTGATCATGTCCGGAGCTTTGTGAACCCTGTTTGGACATTGTCGGGCAGACCAGTAGCTCAGAGAGGTTCGCTGACTGTGAATGGTTTGAATACAACATCACAGATGGAAAAACAATCCGATAGCAAACAACAAGTTCAGGAACTCATACAGAGTTTTCCACCAGCTGTTGTTATGGATCACCATTCTTGTGAAAATTTCTCATTGTCTCCTCCACCTATTGATAGGAAACGCACTGGACCACGAC CCTGTCCAGTTTGTTATTTGCCAGTTGAGCAAGCTCTGGCACTGAGACCAGCTAAACCATCATTGTCACCAGTCCTTCAAAGATTAAATTATATGTTTGAAGAGAATTTGATTCCCAAAGAGTCAAAGAGTGGTTCTTTGTTTGGAGGTTTTCCATCCCTGGAGGAACGAGATAAGTCTTATGACATAAAAGACTCGATGACTGTACATTGTGG ATTTATAAGAGGGAAGATACCTGGTCTTAATACTGGGTTTGACATAGATGAAGCTGATCGTTCTGAGATGCAGCTGTGCCAGAGGACTGTTGTTGCCTCCGCTATTTTTG GTAATTATGATGTAATGCAACAACCAGAAAATATCAGCAAATTTTCAAAAGATACAGTTTGCTTCTTTATGTTTctggatgaagaaacagaagcTGCAATAAAGAACTCCACTACTATTGGTCATACTAAAAGAATCGGGCTGTGGCGGGTAGTTGTTGTCCGCAACCTACCATTTACAGATGCTAGGCTCAATGGAAAG GTTCCAAAGCTCTTACTTCATTGGCTTTTTCCTAATGTGCAATATTCAATTTGGATTGATGGGAAACTTAAGCTGGTGAGGGATCCTTATCAG GTTCTTGTGGAGGAAGAATGTTAG
- the LOC136517981 gene encoding probable hexosyltransferase MUCI70 isoform X1, whose protein sequence is MSGGASLGVRSSGSYGSLPQQQLGGCQSSPSPFPPLAARKPAKMSLGGAGAGAGGPRVFARICKLAGRYQRMLLLLVVAVAVAFCFLFSSLVSKGDEDASPGVETMLVFSDHVRSFVNPVWTLSGRPVAQRGSLTVNGLNTTSQMEKQSDSKQQVQELIQSFPPAVVMDHHSCENFSLSPPPIDRKRTGPRPCPVCYLPVEQALALRPAKPSLSPVLQRLNYMFEENLIPKESKSGSLFGGFPSLEERDKSYDIKDSMTVHCGFIRGKIPGLNTGFDIDEADRSEMQLCQRTVVASAIFGNYDVMQQPENISKFSKDTVCFFMFLDEETEAAIKNSTTIGHTKRIGLWRVVVVRNLPFTDARLNGKVPKLLLHWLFPNVQYSIWIDGKLKLVRDPYQVLERFLWRKNVSFAISRHYRRFDVFEEAEANKAGGKYDNTSIDYQIEFYKREGLTHYSSAKLPITSDVPEGCVIIREHIPITNLFTCLWFNEVDRFTSRDQLSFSTVRDKIRSRVNWTADMFLDCERRDFVVQSYHRELLEQRQATLRSWPPQRPPIVRYQPRKMLPDNAAKEPWKASATKKLSGKRTRDKKSSSRRTHRTNGKEAIQL, encoded by the exons ATGAGCGGCGGGGCGTCACTGGGGGTCAGGTCGTCGGGGAGCTACGGATCGCTGCCGCAGCAGCAGCTAGGCGGCTGccagtcgtcgccgtcgccgttccCGCCGCTCGCCGCGCGGAAGCCCGCGAAGATGTCCCTCGGcggggccggcgccggcgccggcggcccgCGCGTCTTCGCCCGGATCTGCAAGCTCGCCGGACGCTACCAGAGgatgctcctcctcctcgtcgtcgccgtcgccgtcgccttcTGCTTCCTCTTCTCATCACTTGTCAGTAAAGGTG aTGAAGATGCATCACCTGGTGTTGAGACCATGCTTGTGTTTTCTGATCATGTCCGGAGCTTTGTGAACCCTGTTTGGACATTGTCGGGCAGACCAGTAGCTCAGAGAGGTTCGCTGACTGTGAATGGTTTGAATACAACATCACAGATGGAAAAACAATCCGATAGCAAACAACAAGTTCAGGAACTCATACAGAGTTTTCCACCAGCTGTTGTTATGGATCACCATTCTTGTGAAAATTTCTCATTGTCTCCTCCACCTATTGATAGGAAACGCACTGGACCACGAC CCTGTCCAGTTTGTTATTTGCCAGTTGAGCAAGCTCTGGCACTGAGACCAGCTAAACCATCATTGTCACCAGTCCTTCAAAGATTAAATTATATGTTTGAAGAGAATTTGATTCCCAAAGAGTCAAAGAGTGGTTCTTTGTTTGGAGGTTTTCCATCCCTGGAGGAACGAGATAAGTCTTATGACATAAAAGACTCGATGACTGTACATTGTGG ATTTATAAGAGGGAAGATACCTGGTCTTAATACTGGGTTTGACATAGATGAAGCTGATCGTTCTGAGATGCAGCTGTGCCAGAGGACTGTTGTTGCCTCCGCTATTTTTG GTAATTATGATGTAATGCAACAACCAGAAAATATCAGCAAATTTTCAAAAGATACAGTTTGCTTCTTTATGTTTctggatgaagaaacagaagcTGCAATAAAGAACTCCACTACTATTGGTCATACTAAAAGAATCGGGCTGTGGCGGGTAGTTGTTGTCCGCAACCTACCATTTACAGATGCTAGGCTCAATGGAAAG GTTCCAAAGCTCTTACTTCATTGGCTTTTTCCTAATGTGCAATATTCAATTTGGATTGATGGGAAACTTAAGCTGGTGAGGGATCCTTATCAGGTATTAGAAAG GTTCTTGTGGAGGAAGAATGTTAGCTTTGCTATTTCCAGGCATTACAGACGCTTCGATGTTTTTGAGGAAGCTGAGGCCAACAAGGCTGGTGGAAAATATGATAACACATCAATTGACTACCAGATAGAGTTCTACAAAAGAGAGGGTCTAACCCATTATTCATCAGCCAAGCTTCCTATAACGAGTG ACGTCCCGGAGGGCTGTGTGATAATTAGGGAACATATCCCCATAACAAACTTGTTTACATGCCTTTGGTTCAATGAAGTTGACCGCTTCACGTCCAGAGATCAGCTAAGCTTCAGCACAGTTAGGGATAAAATAAGGTCACGAGTTAATTGGACTGCAGACATGTTCCTGGATTGTGAAAGGCGTGATTTCGTTGTTCAG TCGTACCACCGAGAACTGTTGGAACAGAGGCAGGCTACCTTACGAAGTTGGCCTCCCCAGCGGCCTCCCATTGTGCGCTACCAACCTAGAAAGATGCTTCCAGACAATGCCGCAAAGGAACCATGGAAGGCTTCTGCAACCAAGAAGTTATCAGGGAAGCGAACACGGGATAAGAAATCAAGCTCGAGACGAACTCATCGAACTAACGGGAAGGAAGCAATTCAACTGTAA
- the LOC136517981 gene encoding probable hexosyltransferase MUCI70 isoform X2 — protein MSGGASLGVRSSGSYGSLPQQQLGGCQSSPSPFPPLAARKPAKMSLGGAGAGAGGPRVFARICKLAGRYQRMLLLLVVAVAVAFCFLFSSLVSKDEDASPGVETMLVFSDHVRSFVNPVWTLSGRPVAQRGSLTVNGLNTTSQMEKQSDSKQQVQELIQSFPPAVVMDHHSCENFSLSPPPIDRKRTGPRPCPVCYLPVEQALALRPAKPSLSPVLQRLNYMFEENLIPKESKSGSLFGGFPSLEERDKSYDIKDSMTVHCGFIRGKIPGLNTGFDIDEADRSEMQLCQRTVVASAIFGNYDVMQQPENISKFSKDTVCFFMFLDEETEAAIKNSTTIGHTKRIGLWRVVVVRNLPFTDARLNGKVPKLLLHWLFPNVQYSIWIDGKLKLVRDPYQVLERFLWRKNVSFAISRHYRRFDVFEEAEANKAGGKYDNTSIDYQIEFYKREGLTHYSSAKLPITSDVPEGCVIIREHIPITNLFTCLWFNEVDRFTSRDQLSFSTVRDKIRSRVNWTADMFLDCERRDFVVQSYHRELLEQRQATLRSWPPQRPPIVRYQPRKMLPDNAAKEPWKASATKKLSGKRTRDKKSSSRRTHRTNGKEAIQL, from the exons ATGAGCGGCGGGGCGTCACTGGGGGTCAGGTCGTCGGGGAGCTACGGATCGCTGCCGCAGCAGCAGCTAGGCGGCTGccagtcgtcgccgtcgccgttccCGCCGCTCGCCGCGCGGAAGCCCGCGAAGATGTCCCTCGGcggggccggcgccggcgccggcggcccgCGCGTCTTCGCCCGGATCTGCAAGCTCGCCGGACGCTACCAGAGgatgctcctcctcctcgtcgtcgccgtcgccgtcgccttcTGCTTCCTCTTCTCATCACTTGTCAGTAAAG aTGAAGATGCATCACCTGGTGTTGAGACCATGCTTGTGTTTTCTGATCATGTCCGGAGCTTTGTGAACCCTGTTTGGACATTGTCGGGCAGACCAGTAGCTCAGAGAGGTTCGCTGACTGTGAATGGTTTGAATACAACATCACAGATGGAAAAACAATCCGATAGCAAACAACAAGTTCAGGAACTCATACAGAGTTTTCCACCAGCTGTTGTTATGGATCACCATTCTTGTGAAAATTTCTCATTGTCTCCTCCACCTATTGATAGGAAACGCACTGGACCACGAC CCTGTCCAGTTTGTTATTTGCCAGTTGAGCAAGCTCTGGCACTGAGACCAGCTAAACCATCATTGTCACCAGTCCTTCAAAGATTAAATTATATGTTTGAAGAGAATTTGATTCCCAAAGAGTCAAAGAGTGGTTCTTTGTTTGGAGGTTTTCCATCCCTGGAGGAACGAGATAAGTCTTATGACATAAAAGACTCGATGACTGTACATTGTGG ATTTATAAGAGGGAAGATACCTGGTCTTAATACTGGGTTTGACATAGATGAAGCTGATCGTTCTGAGATGCAGCTGTGCCAGAGGACTGTTGTTGCCTCCGCTATTTTTG GTAATTATGATGTAATGCAACAACCAGAAAATATCAGCAAATTTTCAAAAGATACAGTTTGCTTCTTTATGTTTctggatgaagaaacagaagcTGCAATAAAGAACTCCACTACTATTGGTCATACTAAAAGAATCGGGCTGTGGCGGGTAGTTGTTGTCCGCAACCTACCATTTACAGATGCTAGGCTCAATGGAAAG GTTCCAAAGCTCTTACTTCATTGGCTTTTTCCTAATGTGCAATATTCAATTTGGATTGATGGGAAACTTAAGCTGGTGAGGGATCCTTATCAGGTATTAGAAAG GTTCTTGTGGAGGAAGAATGTTAGCTTTGCTATTTCCAGGCATTACAGACGCTTCGATGTTTTTGAGGAAGCTGAGGCCAACAAGGCTGGTGGAAAATATGATAACACATCAATTGACTACCAGATAGAGTTCTACAAAAGAGAGGGTCTAACCCATTATTCATCAGCCAAGCTTCCTATAACGAGTG ACGTCCCGGAGGGCTGTGTGATAATTAGGGAACATATCCCCATAACAAACTTGTTTACATGCCTTTGGTTCAATGAAGTTGACCGCTTCACGTCCAGAGATCAGCTAAGCTTCAGCACAGTTAGGGATAAAATAAGGTCACGAGTTAATTGGACTGCAGACATGTTCCTGGATTGTGAAAGGCGTGATTTCGTTGTTCAG TCGTACCACCGAGAACTGTTGGAACAGAGGCAGGCTACCTTACGAAGTTGGCCTCCCCAGCGGCCTCCCATTGTGCGCTACCAACCTAGAAAGATGCTTCCAGACAATGCCGCAAAGGAACCATGGAAGGCTTCTGCAACCAAGAAGTTATCAGGGAAGCGAACACGGGATAAGAAATCAAGCTCGAGACGAACTCATCGAACTAACGGGAAGGAAGCAATTCAACTGTAA
- the LOC136515991 gene encoding uncharacterized protein — protein MACSILTPRISSVCHRAPQLSPSARPYQSGRVVLVQWSPPTRGWFKLNFDGSVYNDGSARASIGGAIRDAAGRVVLAFAEPTEHSTVGIVEARAMIRGLRLALGLHLQRLVVEGDDLVLVQLLRGEETQTRIPMALQEEIHGLLRCFSGCDVKHVYREGNQVAHTLCRQAYHCPGVWVGIVPSVVFDKAEEDRRGVLHERAVVVR, from the coding sequence ATGGCTTGCTCTATTCTGACGCCGCGCATTTCGAGCGTCTGCCACCGTGCGCCGCAGCTCTCCCCGTCGGCGCGGCCGTACCAGTCGGGCCGCGTCGTGTTAGTACAGTGGTCACCGCCGACTCGTGGCTGGTTCAAGCTGAACTTCGATGGATCTGTCTACAACGACGGCTCAGCGCGAGCTAGCATCGGTGGCGCCATCCGCGACGCCGCCGGCCGAGTTGTGCTCGCGTTCGCCGAGCCCACGGAACACTCCACGGTTGGCATCGTGGAGGCGCGCGCGATGATCCGCGGTCTTCGTCTAGCGCTTGGGCTCCACCTGCAGCGGCTCGTGGTCGAGGGAGATGATCTCGTGCTGGTGCAGCTGCTCCGTGGCGAGGAGACGCAGACACGAATCCCCATGGCGTTGCAGGAGGAGATCCACGGGCTGCTTCGCTGCTTCTCCGGGTGCGACGTCAAGCACGTGTATCGGGAGGGAAATCAGGTGGCGCACACTCTCTGCCGCCAGGCCTACCATTGCCCGGGAGTGTGGGTAGGGATCGTGCCGTCCGTCGTGTTTGACAAGGCCGAAGAAGATCGACGTGGCGTGTTGCACGAGCGTGCTGTGGTGGTCCGCTGA
- the LOC136515992 gene encoding metalloendoproteinase 1-MMP-like has product MFVFPCGRAPACFLLVLLGVLSCLHVAASRPVPAAGLHRPPDGVSWRSFEHLHDARRGSRVAGLADLKRYLERFGYMQPPRPAHEHDDVFDEHMEAAVRRYQSSLSLPVTGRLDSSTLGRIMTKRCGMADGDGMFVTVSLSAEAAAAGTGSRFTFLDDQPRWTRTRPHPRVLTYAVSPTATVGGYLPPEAVRAAFRSAFARWARVIPVEFVETDYDHGKPDIMVGFYEGDHGDGSPFDGRYGELAHAYASEDGHIHFDAAEHWSVDVGGSDTDTGDSAVDLETVATHEIGHILGLGHSSSPEAIMYPYIDAMRRKVELSADDIDGVLLLYGSNPRFRHEQTREHHAPPRSVPSVSPGRSSWHAGSVSLVCIVLVMLVTLVK; this is encoded by the coding sequence ATGTTCGTGTTCCCGTGCGGCCGTGCTCCCGCGTGCTTCCTTTTGGTGCTACTTGGCGTCCTCTCGTGCCTCCATGTAGCCGCCTCGCGGCCCGTGCCGGCTGCAGGGCTGCACCGGCCTCCGGACGGCGTCTCGTGGCGCTCGTTCGAGCACCTGCATGACGCGCGGCGGGGCAGCCGCGTCGCGGGCCTCGCCGACCTGAAGAGGTACCTGGAGAGGTTCGGGTACATGCAGCCGCCCCGGCCGGCGCACGAGCACGACGACGTGTTCGACGAGCACATGGAGGCCGCCGTGAGGCGGTACCAGTCCAGCCTCAGCCTGCCGGTCACCGGCCGGCTCGACTCCTCGACGCTCGGCCGGATCATGACCAAGCGCTGcggcatggccgacggcgacggcATGTTCGTGACCGTGTCCCtctcggcggaggcggcggcagctgGCACTGGCAGCCGGTTCACGTTCCTCGACGACCAGCCGCGGTGGACGCGGACGCGCCCGCACCCGCGGGTCCTGACGTACGCAGTCTCGCCTACGGCCACCGTCGGCGGCTACCTGCCGCCCGAGGCCGTGCGCGCCGCATTCCGGAGCGCGTTCGCGCGGTGGGCGAGGGTGATCCCCGTGGAGTTCGTCGAGACCGACTACGACCACGGCAAGCCCGACATCATGGTGGGGTTCTACGAGGGCGACCACGGGGACGGCTCGCCGTTCGACGGGCGGTACGGCGAGTTAGCCCACGCGTACGCCTCGGAAGACGGGCACATCCACTTCGACGCGGCGGAGCACTGGTCAGTGGACGTGGGCGGCAGTGACACTGACACGGGGGACTCGGCCGTGGACCTGGAGACCGTGGCGACGCACGAGATCGGGCACATCCTCGGGCTAGGGCACTCGTCGTCGCCGGAGGCGATCATGTACCCCTACATCGATGCCATGCGAAGGAAGGTGGAGCTCAGCGCGGACGACATCGACGGCGTCCTGCTGCTGTACGGGTCCAACCCGCGGTTTAGGCACGAGCAAACGCGAGAGCACCACGCGCCGCCGCGGAGCGTCCCCTCTGTGTCGCCAGGAAGGAGCAGCTGGCATGCTGGTTCAGTTAGCTTAGTTTGTATAGTTTTGGTCATGCTAGTGACACTTGTAAAATAG